In a genomic window of Ralstonia insidiosa:
- a CDS encoding c-type cytochrome gives MTMTMAQPNHRNLFRLARLAVLPLLAAATLAACGDRSADIPAAADQPSPTKLTGADLINRGRYLVRAADCAACHTAKDGAPFAGGVPLASPFGTFYGTNITPDKDHGIGKWSADAFYKALHDGVSPDKHLYPAMPYTSYRGLSRGDTDAMYAYLTQQVKPVAVANREHELRFPYNIRLAMAGWNLFFLKDALPDASVGNAAAWQRGRYLANALGHCAECHSPRGFAGQLDASKPLAGAALGRVVAPDITPAGLAARGWTQADLQTFFGVGIAPQGSAFGEMYPVVHLSTQYLNQADLGALATYLLGDKAPAPQPLKPVAATADNADQLKAGRASYLAVCAGCHGRDGEGKPHVAVPMLGNATVRNADAHNLLVAMLDGIEAQRFPGTEALQEMPGFAQMSDTELAALTNYLRTNFGGQPADITADKVMGLRQ, from the coding sequence ATGACGATGACCATGGCTCAACCCAACCATCGCAATCTGTTTCGCCTGGCTCGCCTGGCCGTGTTGCCGCTGCTGGCGGCCGCCACGCTGGCCGCCTGCGGTGACCGCTCCGCCGACATTCCGGCCGCTGCCGATCAACCATCGCCCACCAAGCTAACCGGTGCAGACCTGATCAACCGCGGCCGCTATCTCGTGCGTGCGGCGGACTGCGCGGCCTGCCACACAGCCAAGGACGGCGCGCCGTTCGCGGGCGGTGTGCCGCTGGCCTCGCCGTTCGGCACGTTCTACGGCACCAACATCACGCCCGACAAGGACCACGGCATCGGCAAGTGGAGTGCGGACGCGTTCTACAAGGCGCTGCATGATGGCGTATCGCCCGACAAGCATCTGTATCCGGCGATGCCGTACACGTCGTACCGCGGCCTGTCGCGTGGCGATACCGATGCGATGTACGCGTATCTGACCCAGCAGGTGAAGCCGGTGGCAGTCGCCAACCGCGAGCATGAGTTGCGCTTCCCGTACAACATCCGCCTAGCCATGGCGGGCTGGAACCTGTTCTTCCTGAAGGACGCGCTGCCGGATGCATCGGTCGGCAATGCAGCCGCGTGGCAGCGAGGGCGTTATCTGGCCAACGCGCTGGGCCACTGTGCGGAATGCCATAGCCCGCGCGGGTTTGCCGGTCAGCTTGATGCCAGCAAACCACTCGCCGGTGCTGCACTGGGCCGTGTGGTCGCGCCGGACATCACGCCCGCCGGCCTGGCGGCGCGTGGCTGGACGCAGGCCGATCTGCAGACGTTCTTCGGCGTTGGCATTGCGCCGCAGGGCTCGGCCTTTGGCGAGATGTACCCGGTGGTCCACCTGAGCACGCAGTACCTGAATCAGGCAGACCTGGGCGCGCTGGCAACGTACCTGCTGGGCGACAAGGCGCCCGCGCCGCAACCGCTCAAGCCGGTGGCCGCCACGGCGGACAACGCCGACCAGCTCAAGGCCGGCCGCGCGAGCTACCTGGCCGTTTGCGCCGGCTGCCATGGCCGCGATGGCGAGGGCAAGCCGCACGTTGCCGTACCGATGCTGGGCAACGCCACCGTGCGCAATGCTGATGCGCACAACCTGCTCGTTGCCATGCTCGACGGCATTGAGGCGCAGCGCTTCCCGGGCACGGAAGCCCTGCAGGAGATGCCGGGCTTCGCGCAGATGAGCGACACGGAACTGGCCGCACTTACAAACTACCTGCGCACGAACTTTGGCGGCCAGCCCGCTGATATCACCGCAGACAAGGTGATGGGTCTGCGGCAGTAA
- a CDS encoding (2Fe-2S)-binding protein: MSSITTQPITLHLNGKDVGPVQVPEGLMMIDFLHEYTGLTGSRLGCGQGVCRACTVILDKPDGTSEEVRTCITGAHFFQGKKVRTVEGHATRNEKGEVVSLSLVQQKFLEHFSFQCGYCTPGFVNGATVLVERLKRQPVAREQLDETITEALNDHICRCTGYVRYFEAVKDVVLSTPGLVKDGK; the protein is encoded by the coding sequence ATGAGCAGCATCACCACCCAACCGATCACCTTGCACCTGAACGGCAAGGACGTGGGCCCCGTGCAAGTGCCCGAAGGTCTGATGATGATCGACTTCCTGCACGAATACACCGGCCTGACGGGTTCGCGCCTGGGCTGCGGGCAGGGCGTGTGCCGCGCGTGCACGGTCATCCTCGACAAGCCAGACGGCACCAGCGAAGAAGTCCGCACGTGCATTACCGGTGCGCATTTCTTCCAGGGCAAGAAGGTGCGCACGGTGGAAGGCCATGCCACGCGCAATGAGAAGGGCGAGGTGGTATCGCTCTCGCTGGTGCAGCAGAAGTTTCTGGAGCACTTCAGCTTCCAATGCGGCTACTGCACGCCGGGCTTCGTCAACGGCGCGACGGTGCTGGTGGAGCGCCTCAAGCGCCAGCCGGTGGCGCGTGAGCAACTGGACGAGACCATCACCGAAGCGCTGAACGACCACATTTGCCGTTGCACCGGCTACGTGCGCTACTTCGAGGCCGTCAAGGACGTCGTCCTGAGCACGCCCGGACTCGTCAAGGACGGCAAGTGA